A segment of the Lolium perenne isolate Kyuss_39 chromosome 3, Kyuss_2.0, whole genome shotgun sequence genome:
AAAGGTGTAATAAAAAATCGAAGTTCACTCAGCTGTACTAGGAAGGTTCAGAGATTTGTATCGCACTACTGAAGTTCACTTCGTAAAACTACAAAAAGGTTCACCATAAAAAAAGGAAAAATAGTTCAGTCTTCGAAATTCAGAAGTTCACTGTTAGGAACCATGAAGTCCACTCTAAAAAACAGCATGAAAACAGAGAAGTTTGCCAAAAAACAAAATTTATAATATTTGAATCTGCTCCTAAACTGAAAATAATTTTGGAAAATGTTCTATACAAAAAAGTTGTGCAAAATCAATATCTTTCCAATGCCATATCATTTGTATCATTCCGATGAATGGTTTAAAAAATAAGCCCGAAAACAAAATAGCATGCGAGTAAGGGTAATGACTATTGAGATCCCCAAAAATTACGAATACGTTTCTAAACTgaaaaaaaatcaaacaaaacTCATATTTTTTAAGATGATTACGAGAAGTTTATAAGTTGCTACAATATGAAGGCTGGTGACAAGATTTATTTTAAGTTGGATGACCCTACTCCAATCCATATTTCGCATCAAACTGTTAAGCATACGTGTCCAAGGTAATATAACATAAGGAAATTCCTTTTACCATTTTGTTGTTGTGTTGTTCATCAAATTTCAATGCGGCCGAAGATGTTGCAAGTGTGGTTGTATTCACTAATAGATTATAATTGTCAGGGCCTCAAATGGATTGGATGAATGAGTGTGTGCTAGCTCATAGTTTTGTGCAttatcattttttattttttcggcCTTTTTGGTTTCTTTCATGTATTAATCTTGTTATTGCATTGAATTCCCAAGGAAATTGGATGCGCGCTCAACATCCCTGGTTCTAGCGAATAGCGATGCAGTTTTTGTGATGGACGAAGGCAATAACATGGAAGCAAAATATTACACTTGATGGCAGGGATTTGTTTAAAGTCCGGCTGAGAGATTTTGTTGTTGACAATGAACCGGACATAGGTCTTTTGTGGTGCTTATGTTGTTTCACATGGATGAAGGTCCTTTGACCATCTCTTCGATGTCGAATAGCTTGAAGGTCATAGAGTTTTAGGTTGCAATTATTTGTAACCAAGTCTATGTGTCTACTTTTAATGCGACCGAGGAATTAGGTCTTAAGTTTCTAGTGCTGTTGTGTGTGGAGTTTGTTGGGAGCTGAGTAATATCCTTACATCCAAAGCAAGCAAGCAGTGCTTTTTTCGATAATACCACATTCAGGCAAAAAGGCCCAAAAACAATAGACATATAAGGCTCGGTAAAAAATGACTTGAAGAAGGCAGAAATGGACAGTCAAAAAACACCCAAAACCCATTAGGATAAACCCATTTTGTTTCCTGCAGGCCGGCCGTGCGGAGAGAATTTTCCTTTGTGGTACAAGTGTTGCATTTTGACAGGACAAAAAATCTGACTGTTTCCCAATTGAAAACTAGGCAGATGTCAAATAAACACTCCCAAATACTAGAAATAACATGCATCTATCATGCCAGAAAGTTTCAAATCCAAATTCGATCCACGGATCGAGAAAGCAAAAAGATAAATCTGACTATGAATAGTAACAAATTCAAATCCAGAGGGAAGAGTACCCGGCTGGTAGTATTCACAACTGATTTGTCTTTACTGTCTCTCAAGTTGTATATCAAATTTGGATTTGAAATTTTGTGGCATGGTAAATCCATGTTGCATGAACGTTGACAAAGAAAATTGAAATCTTTCATGACTTTTTGAATGCACATTTCGGTTTTAGTGGGGGCGACTTGGGTGAACTCCACCCTTTAAGGTGAACTATACCATTATGTACCACCGGATCAAGATTTGAGAGACCAGATGGAAGCAGGCGGGCACATGCTTTCCAAAGTTTATCTTTGACCAACAATTCGTATCAATTATTGGTCAAAGATAAATCTTAGAAAGCGTGTGCGCCTTATATTTtcgaatggagggagtatttaaGAGTGTTGAATTGGGGGAAGGCGGCATGGAGAGGGACGAGGGGCGGCGGGAGATGATGTTGGGGGCGATAATTTTTTTCATAGATATTGATACGATAAAATTACCCACTCATGAAGAATTATTTCCAAATGAAAATGTCTATAATATCCTTGCAAATCAAGAGCCATATTTTATTTATGCTACCCACATCCCACCAGTAATAAAGGGTACTGTAAAAAGCCTCTTATTTTAACAAGATAAATCCATAGTGGGAATCATTTTCTTGAAGTCTCTTTTCAAATATAACATCCACAATGACCACCCTTTTCTTTTCCCCTAATTTATTCTTGAAATTATGAGACAAAAAATGCCTCCAATAATGTGCCAAAAAATTAATACCCCAAAAAAGTAATGCACATTAAAAATGCATGTCAAACAAAATGTCAGGAAAAACTATTGATCAAAACTAATATTGTGAAAAATATCCATGAGTGTCAAAATAAAGATGGAAGAAAAATAAATGAAATGATAGTCATTGTTACCATGGTCAGGAGAATCTAAAGGCGCGTGCTAGGCATCGGTCGGGTGATATTTTCACCCGATCAGCTGCCTCCCCCTACGTTAGATCTACTTAAAATGGAAAATCTAGTACCTTCGATCATTGCAACATCAAACTCCCACATGTAACATTTTTCCGTTCATATGCAACATCTTTGCTGCATTTCCCCGCGACCCCATCAAAAATCATCCGTTCATAAAGTTCATGTGCAACATCCGTTCATAAAGTTGTTAGAACATTCAAACATGCTCATGCAACAAAAAATATGGTTATGCAACAAAAATGTTTAAAATGGGTCGCAACGTACACAACATGAAAAACAAACGCACACAACATATGAAAACAACGCAGACAACAATGAAGAAACACATTTGCAACATCAATTCTACCCTTCCCAATAGATGTCCAGAATTACTATAATAGAATGCCGATGTGTGTACGCAACAAACAACGCACGTTCTTACAGCGTGTCGACACAACATATGCAACATAAAAAAATCCCATATTCACTAACCTCTCACCATCTACAATGGAGGCACCAACTTTGCCGATTCGGGCTCACCGGCCATGAATCCGGCTCGTCGGAGCCCCGTAGGTGTTGTATCGGATGACCTCAGACCCGTCTCCCTTGGCCCACCATCTTTCCAAGCTCGGCACCGCGAAAAACCTTCATTTCAAGCTCCAACTTGAGCTCCACCGTCAGTCCATGGCAACGAGCTCCGTGAGCTTGATttcgggtggaggaggaggggtgcCGGTGTAGGAGGGACGACGAAGGAGGAAACGCCGATGGAGAAGTTCCTTTGCTGGAGTAGAGGGCAACAAGTTCATGGAGGGGTAGGAGATGGATGGGAAGAGGAAGAGAGAGCAGAGAGCACATGCGGGGCGAGAGAGAGTACCACGGAGTCACAGAGCAGAGGAGCGCCCGGCTGATCCCGAGGGATGATTGTTCGGGCGATAGGAATGACTTACCGAATCTAAAACATGGAACCCAGGTAACTATCCTATCGACCAATCATTAAAGTATTCTTCCCGCTACAAGACGAGGAATGACATTTTGTATGTCAATCACCAAATTCATGATATATTTTTGCGCCATATATATGCAAAAGATCTCTGAGCACGTGTCCAAAAAATGTGATATTGTTGGCCTAAATATCCCAACTTATTTAGTATACTACATCCATAATTTTTGTAAGATCTTATTTAGAATGATTCCATATTAAGTGACGCGAAGCAATTTCTCTTCCAAAAAGCAGTGGCATCTGCGTTCATAATTTGGCTCCAAACCCAAGTAAACAAGCAGCTCCCGTCTTCTCAGAAAGCAAAAGATCCAGCCCTGCCCTGCTTtatacaaagaaaaagaaaaagacaaTTCCATCTTTGTTCTTTGGCTGCAGCTCCAAGCAAAGAACAATACACATATATTttggcaaaaaagaaaaaaaaaacaagccAAAGCCAAAACACAAGCCCTGCATACCTGTAGCACACAGCCAACCAGGCAACTATAGCTATCATCCACGCTTCCACAGTTGCTCTCCTTCACCTCGCATAAACATCCTACTTCTTGTGGGACAATTAACGAAGCAATCGATACCAACATGGTTCTTGTGCAATCTCGACATCATCGATCGCCGCACAAGATGTAGGCGTTTTCTCTGCCGGGCGATCGAGGTACTACTACTATATATGATTAATTATTCGGCTGTATGGCCACTTCTTTTGAGCTTCATCTTATCCATAAGCCGACTTAATCTTAATTTGCGAAATAAGCTCTGGTGGGGGGCGTTTTTCCTATTCTTTTCGGCTTATGGAATTTGAGCTTATTGTATGCATTGATTGGTGCAAAGTCTGTAATGCCCCTAGATTTTCATTATGTCATGTTTAATTGATAAAGTCATTATTGTTTGCCGTTTTGCCATAGATATGAGCAAAAAAATGAATTTCGAAAATCATAAAGTGCTAAATTACAATTAAAACAAGGTGACTGCAGAAATAAATTTTGAACAGATGCCCACAGATTATACATGTCAATCTTGATGAGTCTCGTCGCAATAGATAACATTTATACATAGAGCTTACTCTCAAATTATATCAGTATTCAAGGAAGACAATGGATAAATTTTTGGGGACCTGGTATAACATAAATTGCTTAGATCCCATCACATGGGTTACTACCGAACTAGAGAGGGGGTCAATTTTCAAAAGTTAAAAGAATAAGTGCATTCCAACGTACCATTAGTACTGTTGTTGCTTTCGCGGCCGAATCGCCAGTGCTGGGAGTAGGGGATGGCCTAGATTGACGAGGAACCAGGAAGCCCAATAAAATCGGGTAGCTGTTTAATTGGCGCCTAATAATGTGAACGGGTCTGCTAGCTCCAACCCGGTAGCACGAGCGGTCGCCTAGGGCTAGGGGTGTGTTAGCAATAATCTTGCCTTAATTAGTTTAAGTGTAATTAGGAATTAGATTTGTATTAGTCTGAGTTGTTCGTGGACACTTTGTCCGTGTCCTAGACTCCTAGTGTAATAGCTAGTACGTGGAGTACTAGGCAGAGTCGTTTTGGCTTGCATGCCGTGGTAGTTCAAGTCAGCTTAGGTATGTTCCGATGAAGTCCTAGTACTAGTCGAGTCCTAATGGTTTTCGTGTAGATTTAGGTCGGTTATCTAGTTGCCTATTGCGTGTAAAAAAGCAAGGGCAGGTCGTGTATCAAGATAGTACCGAGAAAACATAAATAAAGGAAATAAAGAGAGGAAAATTAGAGGGTGCGCACCCTTAGCGATAAATTTTGTGTTCGCATGTTCGTCTATTTTCATGTAATCGATATGTGGGTGAATCCCAACAGGGTGATAATCAACATCGGGTGAAAGCAGGAGTACATACATTCTCCCGGAGATATGGAATCGTTTATATATCATGTTAATTGCTGGCACCTCATTTAGTTTTCAAAAGAACAAGTATCTTTATTATTCATGAACTAACAATGCTTGTTGATGCACAAACATAACTAATATGTACGCTCTTGTAAGTAGCAGGTGCTAGCAAAATAATCGAGATCCATCTGGAGCTTCTTGTGTTTGCCGGGACTTCATCGAGAAATTCACCATGCCTAGACAGGTATTTATCAGCATATATTTGGATGCTGTTTTCAACTTGTGGTGATATATATGCATGCACACATAACGTACTCTTCTTTAAAATATAAGTTCTGAATATTGGTAAACAATATAATGCAAGAGACACCGAACAATTTGCAGAGGATCTTCTAGTTACCCTATCTCCGGCCTGCTACATACATGAGTATTAATTTTCTCTCCGTATAGCATACTTACTGATAGAATAGCTTGATTAGTTTAGGCAGTGATATTTAGATTTTTTACTTACGGGGATGGCTGGCTTACGGTAAACCTGATTCAGTCAGTGAGCTTCTGTACACAACAAATGGAATCTCCTATATACACACATGATTTGAACTCAACTAATTGCCATCAATTAATGCAGTTCATTGTTGCGGAGGATGTTGGAGAGGTGTTACGAAAGATACTCCATTATCTAGAGGATACGAGCAGTAGTGCACCCAACACCATCTACTATGATGGATGGGGTGGACTGGGTGCCTCTACGGTGCTTAGAGCTATAGCCCAAGACCCTCCGTTATCACTGATGAAGAAATTCAGCAAGATCATCCATGTTGATTGCTCCAAGTGGAAAAGTCGAAGAGCACTCCAGAGAACAATCGCACAAGaactcgagcttcttcaaggggtAATGGCTATTTTTGATAGACAGGATGAAGAAGATGATTTTAGTGGGATCGATGAAGGCTCCAGAGCTGAGATAGGATACGTTGGAAGAAGGATCCTTCGAGTCCTAATGGAGCACAGATGTTTAGTGGTCCTTCATAATGGAAGCAATGATATGGTTGACTTCAGTGGTTTTGGCATTCCCCAACCTGAACTATTCGGCACCATAGTTCTGTGGACCTTCAGGGGGAGGCTTCGGCTCAACCAAGGAATTAACAAAAAGGTGGATAATTCACATCTTTACCTTCATAACTATgttcacaattataccaagtggaACCTTTTGCTACACAAAGAGGTTAGTGAAATTGCTCAATACACATGTAAGCTTGGGGCAACCCCAGAAATAGCTGAAGAGTGTTGCTTGTATCTGCTGTCATTAAATAACAATGGCGGCGACATTATGGACTACAACTGGGTTACACATGCTTCCAACTATTGGGTCTGTGATGGGATCATACAAGCAGGAGGTCAGTTTGACCAAGCATGGGAGGTTGCTGCTGCTCTACATCAAGAGATACATCTAGAAGATTATTCATCAAATATACTGTCTGATTTTGGTCATAGGTTGCGGACTCCTCAAGAACGATGGATATTTGCCACCAAATCTACTGTGGAAGACAGTGTGACTTTACCTCGAGAGTCAACATCATTCTTCTTTGTAGATAAAAGTGGATCTGGTCCTCCAAGAGCATCATTACCCAATGGCATGTTTCATCAATCTGACATGCTTCGTGTGCTAAGATTATGTCGCTGCACCTTCAATTTCTCTTCACCACCTTTCCATTGTTGCCGCAACCTAAGGTTCCTTGGATTAGATCTATGCAAGGATCAACCACAATCAGACGATGAGAAGAAAGAGATATCAGAAATGGATTATGTTCAAAGCCTATGGGTGGTGGACATATGCAACACAGACTGGGAATTGACTCAATCACCGGAGATAATAGAGCAGATGTCCGCAAAAATTAGGGAGGTACATACAAAGAAGGGACTGTTTTGGCACCGCAATTTTGCTTGGGGGAAATTGAAGAACCTTCTCAAGCTTCGAGTAATAGAGCCTACATGCCCGTGGGAGACAAGAGAAATGGATGGATTCACTGATATGGTGAAGTTGGAGCTCCTCGACCTGTCCAAGAATACATCAATACATGTTTTGCCAAGTCTGTTAGGGGCAGCAAGCCTCAAGACTTTGGTTCTAGATGGTTGTGTTGGGTTGGAGCATGTTGAAGGTCTCCCTCCATCACTTGAATCATTCAGCTTAGCAGTAGGAGAAGCAGAGAAGATGACCCACATCTCCATGGCTGGATGTGCAAGAATGGTTGACTTCACGCTATGTGGATCATTTCCAAGACTTGCGGAGCTGGACCTCTCAGGCACAAAAGTCAAAACACTTGACCTCAAAGATCAGGTAGTGCACGTCCCACATCTCCAGCGAGTCATGCTGTTGGGATGTGAACAACTCTGTGCTATACTTTGGCCAGAAAAGGGGATGCCCCATCTAAGTGTGT
Coding sequences within it:
- the LOC127340502 gene encoding uncharacterized protein codes for the protein MPRQFIVAEDVGEVLRKILHYLEDTSSSAPNTIYYDGWGGLGASTVLRAIAQDPPLSLMKKFSKIIHVDCSKWKSRRALQRTIAQELELLQGVMAIFDRQDEEDDFSGIDEGSRAEIGYVGRRILRVLMEHRCLVVLHNGSNDMVDFSGFGIPQPELFGTIVLWTFRGRLRLNQGINKKVDNSHLYLHNYVHNYTKWNLLLHKEVSEIAQYTCKLGATPEIAEECCLYLLSLNNNGGDIMDYNWVTHASNYWVCDGIIQAGGQFDQAWEVAAALHQEIHLEDYSSNILSDFGHRLRTPQERWIFATKSTVEDSVTLPRESTSFFFVDKSGSGPPRASLPNGMFHQSDMLRVLRLCRCTFNFSSPPFHCCRNLRFLGLDLCKDQPQSDDEKKEISEMDYVQSLWVVDICNTDWELTQSPEIIEQMSAKIREVHTKKGLFWHRNFAWGKLKNLLKLRVIEPTCPWETREMDGFTDMVKLELLDLSKNTSIHVLPSLLGAASLKTLVLDGCVGLEHVEGLPPSLESFSLAVGEAEKMTHISMAGCARMVDFTLCGSFPRLAELDLSGTKVKTLDLKDQVVHVPHLQRVMLLGCEQLCAILWPEKGMPHLSVLCIDKRGGGGGAEVRRILPDSKKLTYFQSYVAITDMRFIQSLVLRSCNRFSWNTNRLNLHLCISGSSTNGGQSYNKEKMGPSSIGKIIGPPLPNSSILNPSYHTYTDVTTDSITIDPDYHSAPKFQPLGRCHVEIGEEIINTNVKSVQGIKPIIFVMNEAESLHVHDNSSITTIISQHMISIGVEREIFWRHLTCCLVERCPKLHTVFITNYNIACFHELETFWAADLRMAHCIWSKGRMDDGEDTDTFAKLRSIHLYYCPRLTFILPLSWFYTLSSLETLHIINCGDLRQVFPVEVEFLRRIATNHQDGVLECGCKPETLDSFVS